The following proteins are encoded in a genomic region of Streptomyces lunaelactis:
- the efp gene encoding elongation factor P: MASTNDLKNGLVLKLDGGQLWSVVEFQHVKPGKGPAFVRTKLKNVLSGKVVDKTFNAGVKVETATVDRRDMQFSYMDGEYFVFMDMSTFDQLMVDRKSVGDAANFLIEGFTASVAQHEGEVLYVELPAAVELTIQHTDPGVQGDRSTGGSKPATLETGYEIGVPLFITTGEKIKVDTRSGEYLGRVNS, translated from the coding sequence GTGGCTTCCACGAACGACCTCAAGAACGGCCTGGTGCTCAAGCTCGACGGAGGCCAGCTCTGGTCCGTCGTCGAGTTCCAGCACGTCAAGCCCGGCAAGGGCCCTGCCTTCGTGCGCACCAAGCTCAAGAACGTGCTGTCCGGCAAGGTCGTCGACAAGACGTTCAACGCCGGCGTGAAGGTCGAGACGGCCACCGTCGACCGCCGCGACATGCAGTTCTCGTACATGGACGGCGAGTACTTCGTCTTCATGGACATGTCGACGTTCGACCAGCTCATGGTCGACCGCAAGTCCGTCGGTGACGCCGCCAACTTCCTGATCGAGGGCTTCACCGCCTCGGTCGCCCAGCACGAGGGCGAGGTGCTCTACGTCGAGCTGCCCGCCGCCGTCGAGCTGACCATCCAGCACACCGACCCGGGTGTCCAGGGCGACCGCTCCACCGGCGGCTCCAAGCCCGCAACGCTGGAGACCGGCTACGAGATCGGTGTTCCGCTCTTCATCACCACCGGTGAGAAGATCAAGGTCGACACCCGCTCCGGTGAGTACCTCGGCCGGGTGAACAGCTAA
- a CDS encoding aminopeptidase P family protein, translating to MSEVFGVRRGRLRDRCAATGSAGVLVSRPANVRYLAGGAPPGAVLLLGPGEDVLLCPRTPTGDPADGRPDEQLRLTVLPSSAGDPAVAAAELARTAGVESLAVEEHHLTVARHRAVGSVAPRLYLADLGLAVEQQRLVKDEEEIACMRIAAEIADQALGELLESILVGRTERHLALELERRLVDHGADGPAFATSVATGPNSGQGGHRPSDRRVEEGDFLSVCVGANYRGYRCEIGRTFVIGTTPADWQIELYDLVFAAQRAGRESLAPGAAYRDVDHATRQILDAAGHGEGVAPLTGHGVGLEIDEDPQLAPAAMGKLDACVPVTVEPGVHLPGRGGVRIDDTLVVRQEADGGPELLTITTKELLAL from the coding sequence ATGTCAGAGGTGTTCGGTGTCCGCCGTGGCCGGCTGCGCGACCGGTGCGCGGCGACCGGGAGTGCCGGGGTCCTGGTCTCCCGCCCCGCCAACGTCCGCTATCTCGCCGGTGGCGCGCCGCCCGGCGCCGTACTGCTGCTCGGTCCGGGCGAGGATGTCCTGCTCTGCCCCCGTACGCCCACCGGCGATCCCGCCGACGGCCGCCCCGACGAACAGCTGCGGCTGACCGTGCTGCCGAGCTCGGCCGGCGATCCGGCGGTCGCGGCCGCCGAGCTGGCCAGGACGGCCGGCGTGGAGTCGCTCGCCGTCGAGGAACACCATCTGACGGTCGCCCGGCACCGTGCGGTGGGCTCGGTGGCGCCCCGGCTGTACCTCGCCGACCTCGGTCTCGCCGTCGAGCAGCAGCGGCTCGTCAAGGACGAGGAGGAGATCGCCTGCATGCGGATCGCGGCGGAGATCGCCGACCAGGCCCTCGGCGAACTGCTGGAGTCGATCCTGGTGGGCCGCACCGAGCGGCATCTCGCGCTGGAGCTGGAGCGCAGGCTCGTCGACCACGGCGCCGACGGCCCCGCCTTCGCGACCTCGGTCGCGACCGGCCCGAACTCGGGCCAAGGCGGCCACCGGCCCTCCGACCGCCGGGTCGAGGAGGGTGATTTCCTCTCCGTCTGCGTCGGCGCCAACTATCGCGGCTACCGCTGCGAGATCGGCCGTACGTTTGTCATCGGGACGACTCCGGCCGACTGGCAGATCGAGCTGTACGACCTCGTCTTCGCCGCTCAGCGGGCCGGGCGGGAGTCTCTCGCACCTGGCGCCGCGTACCGCGATGTGGACCACGCGACCCGCCAGATCCTGGACGCCGCAGGCCATGGAGAGGGCGTCGCGCCGCTCACCGGGCACGGCGTCGGGCTCGAAATCGACGAGGACCCGCAGCTGGCGCCTGCGGCCATGGGTAAACTGGACGCTTGTGTGCCGGTCACCGTCGAACCGGGGGTTCACCTCCCGGGCCGGGGCGGGGTCCGGATCGATGACACGCTCGTCGTGCGCCAGGAGGCGGACGGCGGACCCGAGCTACTCACCATTACGACCAAGGAGCTTCTCGCGCTGTAG
- a CDS encoding Pro-rich N-terminal domain-containing protein yields the protein MQHAVGAPPPHGPGHGPAGWTHSAQHPGPLPGPPAGPPPPAAPAGPPPPAAPSGAPPGAPSGPPAGPPHRAPAGPPPGAPPRQGQPPALGWTAPASQHASVPPSRETTGHIQLPPGGPVPIPAPPQAGGGTGATTLAVLLIGPAGAGKTTVARHWAAGRRVPTAHISLDDVREWVHSGFADPQSGWNDHSEAQYRLARRTCGFAARNFLANGISCILDDAVFPDRPVVGLGGWKRHVGPGLLPVVLLPGLEIVLERNAERSGNRRLSDEEVASIHGRMAGWYGSGLPIIDNSKYDVETTARVLDDVLARSIASPPSW from the coding sequence ATGCAGCACGCAGTGGGGGCTCCGCCGCCCCACGGACCGGGGCACGGACCGGCCGGATGGACGCACAGCGCCCAGCACCCGGGGCCTCTGCCCGGACCGCCCGCAGGTCCTCCACCGCCCGCGGCCCCTGCTGGTCCTCCGCCGCCTGCCGCTCCGTCCGGCGCGCCGCCCGGTGCTCCCTCCGGACCTCCCGCGGGTCCTCCGCACCGTGCTCCCGCCGGGCCTCCGCCCGGGGCGCCGCCGCGCCAGGGGCAGCCTCCCGCCCTCGGCTGGACGGCTCCCGCCTCCCAGCACGCCTCCGTGCCGCCCTCCCGCGAGACGACGGGGCACATCCAGCTGCCGCCCGGCGGTCCGGTTCCCATACCCGCGCCGCCGCAGGCGGGCGGCGGCACCGGTGCCACCACTCTCGCCGTCCTGCTGATCGGCCCGGCGGGCGCCGGGAAGACGACCGTGGCCCGTCACTGGGCAGCCGGCCGTCGCGTCCCCACCGCGCACATCAGCCTCGACGACGTGCGCGAATGGGTCCACTCCGGCTTCGCCGACCCCCAGTCCGGCTGGAACGACCACTCCGAGGCCCAGTACCGCCTCGCACGCCGCACCTGCGGCTTCGCCGCCCGCAATTTCCTGGCCAACGGGATCTCCTGCATCCTCGACGACGCGGTCTTCCCGGACCGTCCCGTCGTCGGGCTCGGCGGCTGGAAGCGCCATGTCGGCCCCGGTCTGCTGCCCGTCGTCCTGCTCCCCGGCCTCGAGATCGTGCTGGAGCGCAACGCCGAGCGCAGCGGCAACCGCCGCCTCTCGGACGAGGAAGTCGCCAGCATCCACGGCCGGATGGCCGGCTGGTACGGCTCAGGACTGCCGATCATCGACAACTCCAAGTACGACGTGGAGACCACGGCGCGGGTCCTCGACGACGTACTCGCCCGCTCGATCGCCAGCCCGCCGAGCTGGTAG
- the aroQ gene encoding type II 3-dehydroquinate dehydratase gives MTRQVLVLNGPNLGRLGSREPDVYGATSYAGLVETCQELGKELGFDVDVRETNDEGELIRWLHEAADGSIPVVLNPGAFTHYSYGMRDAAAQRTAPLIEVHISNPYTRETFRHTSVVAAVASGTVAGFGIGSYRLALRALAEESGA, from the coding sequence ATGACCCGTCAGGTCCTCGTGCTCAACGGCCCCAACCTCGGGCGGCTCGGCTCCCGCGAGCCCGATGTGTACGGCGCGACCTCCTACGCCGGTCTGGTGGAAACCTGCCAGGAGCTCGGCAAGGAGCTCGGCTTCGACGTCGACGTACGGGAGACGAACGACGAGGGCGAGCTGATCCGCTGGCTGCACGAGGCCGCGGACGGTTCAATTCCGGTCGTTCTCAACCCGGGTGCTTTCACGCACTATTCGTACGGGATGCGTGACGCGGCCGCCCAGCGGACCGCCCCGCTGATCGAGGTGCACATCTCGAATCCCTATACGCGCGAGACATTTCGGCACACATCGGTGGTCGCGGCCGTCGCCAGCGGCACGGTCGCGGGCTTCGGCATCGGCTCGTACCGCCTCGCACTGCGTGCGCTGGCAGAGGAGTCGGGTGCCTGA
- the aroB gene encoding 3-dehydroquinate synthase has product MTEQAVTRIQVGGTEGSDPYEVLVGRQLLGELPGLIGRAQRVAVLHPEALAGTGEAIREDLAAQGYEAIAVQLPNAEESKTVEVAAYCWKALGQTGFTRTDVIVGVGGGATTDVAGFVAATWLRGVRWIALPTTVLGMVDAAVGGKTGINTAEGKNLVGAFHPPAGVLCDLAALDSLPVNDYISGLAEVIKAGFIADPAILDLVEADPQGARTPAGPHTAELIERSIRVKAEVVSNDLKESGLREILNYGHTLAHAIEKNERYKWRHGAAVSVGMVFAAELGRLAGRLDDATADRHSAVLESVGLPLTYRGDQWPKLLQTMKVDKKSRGNVLRFIVLDGLAKPTVLEGPDPAVLLAAYGEVSG; this is encoded by the coding sequence ATGACGGAACAGGCAGTGACCCGCATCCAGGTCGGCGGCACGGAAGGCTCGGATCCGTACGAGGTGCTGGTCGGCCGTCAGCTGCTCGGCGAGCTCCCCGGACTGATCGGCCGGGCCCAGAGGGTGGCGGTGCTGCACCCCGAGGCGCTCGCCGGCACCGGTGAGGCGATCCGCGAGGACCTGGCGGCCCAGGGCTACGAAGCCATCGCCGTCCAGCTGCCGAACGCCGAGGAGTCCAAGACCGTCGAGGTCGCGGCGTACTGCTGGAAGGCGCTCGGCCAGACCGGCTTCACCCGTACCGACGTCATCGTCGGCGTCGGCGGCGGAGCCACCACCGATGTCGCCGGCTTCGTCGCCGCGACCTGGCTGCGCGGGGTGCGCTGGATCGCCCTGCCGACGACCGTGCTGGGCATGGTCGACGCGGCGGTCGGCGGCAAGACCGGCATCAACACCGCCGAGGGCAAGAACCTCGTGGGTGCCTTCCACCCGCCCGCCGGTGTGCTCTGCGATCTGGCCGCTCTGGACTCGCTGCCGGTCAACGACTACATCAGCGGCCTGGCCGAGGTCATCAAGGCGGGCTTCATCGCCGACCCCGCCATCCTCGACCTCGTCGAGGCCGATCCGCAGGGTGCGCGAACGCCCGCCGGGCCGCACACAGCCGAGCTGATCGAGCGCTCCATCCGGGTCAAGGCCGAGGTTGTCTCCAACGACCTCAAGGAATCCGGGCTGCGCGAGATCCTCAACTACGGACACACCCTCGCCCACGCCATCGAGAAGAACGAGCGCTACAAGTGGCGGCACGGCGCGGCCGTCTCGGTCGGCATGGTCTTCGCCGCCGAACTGGGCAGGCTGGCCGGGCGACTGGACGACGCGACCGCCGACCGGCACAGCGCCGTCCTGGAGTCCGTTGGACTGCCGCTGACCTACCGCGGCGACCAGTGGCCCAAGCTCCTTCAGACCATGAAGGTCGACAAGAAGTCCCGCGGCAATGTGCTGCGCTTCATCGTCCTCGACGGTCTCGCCAAGCCGACCGTGCTGGAGGGCCCGGACCCGGCCGTGCTGCTCGCGGCGTACGGGGAGGTGTCCGGATGA
- a CDS encoding shikimate kinase translates to MGSGKSTVGKLLAERLGVAYRDTDADIVAAQGREISDIFVDLGEPYFRDLERQAVRAAVAEHPGVLALGGGSILDDSTRELLAGLPVVYLSMDVEEAVRRVGLNQARPLLAVNPRRQWRELMDARRHLYTEVARAVVATDERTPEEVAQAVLDALELKDA, encoded by the coding sequence ATGGGCTCGGGCAAGTCCACGGTGGGCAAGCTGCTCGCCGAGCGGCTCGGTGTGGCCTACCGGGACACCGACGCCGATATCGTCGCGGCCCAGGGCCGGGAGATCTCGGACATCTTCGTCGACCTGGGCGAGCCGTATTTCCGCGATCTCGAGCGTCAGGCCGTACGAGCGGCCGTCGCCGAGCATCCGGGCGTACTCGCCCTCGGCGGCGGTTCGATCCTCGACGACTCGACGCGTGAGCTGCTGGCCGGACTGCCCGTCGTCTATCTCTCGATGGACGTGGAGGAGGCGGTCAGGCGGGTCGGCCTCAACCAGGCGCGCCCGCTGCTCGCCGTCAACCCGCGCCGGCAGTGGCGGGAGCTGATGGACGCACGCCGCCACCTCTACACCGAAGTGGCCCGCGCCGTCGTGGCCACCGACGAACGCACCCCCGAAGAGGTCGCCCAAGCGGTCCTCGACGCACTGGAGTTGAAGGACGCATGA
- the aroC gene encoding chorismate synthase, with amino-acid sequence MSRLRWLTAGESHGPALVATLEGLPAGVPITTEMVADHLARRRLGYGRGARMKFERDEVTFLGGVRHGLTMGSPVAVMVGNTEWPKWDKVMAADPVDPDELAQLARNAPLTRPRPGHADLAGMQKYALDEARPILERASARETAARVALGAVARSYLKETAGIEIVSHVVELASAKAPYGVYPAPADEAKLDADPVRCLDADASKAMVAEIDQAHRDGDTLGGVVEVLAYGVPVGLGSHVHWDRRLDARLAAALMGIQAIKGVEVGDGFELARVPGSQAHDEIVPTEAGIRRTSGRSGGTEGGMSTGELLRVRAAMKPIATVPRALATVDVATGEVAAAHHQRSDVCAVPAAGIVAEAMVALVLADAVGEKFGGDSVSETRRNVQSFLDNLQIR; translated from the coding sequence TTGAGCAGGTTGCGTTGGCTGACGGCGGGGGAGTCTCACGGACCCGCACTGGTGGCGACTCTGGAGGGTCTTCCCGCCGGTGTACCGATCACGACGGAGATGGTGGCGGACCACCTCGCCCGGCGGCGGCTCGGTTATGGGCGCGGTGCGCGGATGAAGTTCGAGCGCGACGAGGTGACCTTCCTCGGCGGCGTGCGCCACGGGCTGACCATGGGATCGCCGGTCGCGGTCATGGTGGGCAACACCGAGTGGCCGAAGTGGGACAAGGTCATGGCGGCCGACCCCGTCGATCCGGACGAGCTCGCGCAGCTGGCCCGTAACGCGCCGCTGACCCGGCCGCGGCCCGGCCACGCGGACCTGGCGGGCATGCAGAAGTACGCACTCGACGAGGCCCGGCCGATCCTGGAGCGCGCCAGCGCCCGCGAGACCGCGGCACGTGTCGCGCTCGGCGCGGTCGCCCGCTCGTACCTCAAGGAGACGGCGGGCATCGAGATCGTCTCCCACGTGGTGGAGCTGGCGTCGGCGAAGGCCCCGTACGGCGTGTACCCGGCCCCCGCCGATGAGGCGAAGCTGGATGCGGACCCCGTGCGCTGCCTGGACGCCGATGCGTCGAAGGCGATGGTCGCGGAGATCGACCAGGCCCACAGGGACGGCGACACCCTCGGTGGTGTCGTCGAGGTGCTCGCGTACGGCGTGCCCGTCGGTCTCGGCTCGCATGTCCACTGGGACCGCCGCCTCGATGCCCGTCTCGCGGCCGCGCTGATGGGGATCCAGGCCATCAAGGGTGTCGAGGTCGGCGACGGCTTCGAGCTGGCGCGCGTGCCGGGGTCGCAGGCGCACGACGAGATCGTGCCGACCGAGGCCGGGATCCGCCGCACGTCGGGCCGCTCCGGCGGCACGGAGGGCGGCATGTCGACCGGTGAGCTGCTGCGGGTTCGCGCGGCGATGAAGCCGATCGCGACGGTGCCGCGAGCGCTGGCCACCGTCGACGTGGCCACGGGCGAGGTCGCGGCGGCGCACCACCAGCGGTCCGACGTGTGTGCCGTGCCGGCCGCCGGGATCGTGGCCGAGGCGATGGTCGCGCTGGTCCTGGCGGACGCGGTGGGGGAGAAGTTCGGCGGCGACAGCGTCTCCGAGACCCGCCGCAATGTGCAGTCCTTCCTCGACAACCTCCAGATCCGGTGA
- a CDS encoding shikimate dehydrogenase, translating into MSTPTKRAAVLGSPIAHSLSPVLHRAAYAELGLTHWSYDRFEVDEAGLPGFVEGLDGSWAGLSLTMPLKRAIMPLLDSVSDTAASVEAVNTVIFTEDGRRLGDNTDIPGMIAALRERGVDKAESAAVLGAGATASSALAALSRICTGPVTAYVRSAARAAEMRGWGERLGVDVRIADWAEAGEALRAPLVIATTPAGTTDELAAEVPERPGTLFDVLYEPWPTALATRWSARGGAVVGGLDLLVHQAVLQVEQMTGRSPAPLSVMREAGERALAQS; encoded by the coding sequence GTGAGTACCCCGACGAAGCGCGCGGCGGTCCTGGGATCGCCGATCGCCCACTCGCTCTCTCCGGTGCTGCACCGAGCGGCCTACGCGGAACTCGGTCTCACCCACTGGTCGTACGACCGTTTCGAGGTGGACGAGGCCGGACTCCCGGGATTCGTCGAGGGCCTCGACGGCTCCTGGGCCGGGCTGTCGCTGACCATGCCCCTCAAGCGCGCGATCATGCCGCTGCTCGACAGCGTCAGCGACACCGCGGCCTCGGTGGAGGCTGTCAATACGGTGATCTTCACCGAGGACGGCCGCAGGCTCGGCGACAACACCGACATCCCCGGCATGATCGCCGCACTGCGCGAGCGGGGCGTCGACAAGGCCGAGTCGGCGGCGGTGCTGGGTGCGGGCGCGACGGCGTCGTCCGCGCTCGCCGCGCTCTCGCGGATCTGTACGGGACCGGTCACCGCGTACGTACGCAGTGCCGCCAGGGCCGCCGAGATGCGCGGCTGGGGCGAGCGGCTCGGCGTCGATGTGCGTATCGCCGACTGGGCGGAGGCGGGCGAGGCCCTGCGGGCACCGCTGGTCATCGCCACCACCCCGGCCGGCACCACCGACGAACTCGCGGCCGAGGTGCCCGAGCGGCCCGGGACGCTGTTCGACGTGCTGTACGAGCCATGGCCGACGGCTCTGGCCACCCGCTGGTCCGCGCGGGGCGGAGCCGTCGTCGGCGGCCTCGACCTCCTGGTCCACCAGGCCGTACTCCAGGTCGAGCAGATGACCGGCCGCTCGCCCGCGCCCCTGAGCGTCATGAGGGAGGCCGGGGAGCGGGCCCTCGCACAGAGCTAG
- the mltG gene encoding endolytic transglycosylase MltG, with the protein MTEYGRSPGSEPWHPEDPLYGDQGWGGQQAAAGQTPYGGQPQQQDPQQPQQYGTQQDPYQQYNEQQQYNGQQRQQYNQQQQQQYNQQQQQQYNQQQQQQQQYQQQQYNQQQYNTGWDTGQQAAMPYGAGRPDPYDGQQPGYSGENADYYGTPEAYPPPQPPSRRRAEPEPTTDWDAEAPQEETHPFFTGDDGRDDDGEYDDDPRESRRGGGRERRGKGKKKSRNGCACLVVSLVLAGGLGGVGYFGYQFWQGQFGAAEDFSGSGSGSTQVEIPKGAGLGEIGSILKEAGVVKSSGAFVSAADGKSIQAGVYILKKGMSGENAVDLMLDPASRNNLIVPPGKRNSWVYEQVDKRLEVKVGTTKAVAKAKAKTLGLPDWADDNPDIKDPLEGFLFPATYPVAKGMKPEAVLQKMVAQANAEFGKKDLKAEAERLGLKSPLQVLTVASLVQAEGKYKHDFDKVSRVVYNRLKPNNLETVGRLEFDSTINYIKSESTLDVGAVDDLRKLKDPYNTYNVKGLPPGPIANPGLDAFNSSLKPTPGPWYYFVSITEDKTLFAVTNAEHERNRKKYEAEQEKSGQ; encoded by the coding sequence ATGACTGAGTATGGCCGGAGCCCCGGCTCCGAACCGTGGCATCCCGAGGACCCGTTGTACGGGGACCAGGGATGGGGAGGACAGCAGGCCGCAGCCGGCCAGACTCCGTACGGCGGCCAGCCGCAGCAGCAGGACCCGCAGCAGCCGCAGCAGTACGGCACTCAGCAGGACCCTTACCAGCAGTACAACGAGCAGCAGCAGTACAACGGACAGCAGCGACAGCAGTACAACCAGCAACAGCAGCAGCAGTACAACCAGCAGCAACAGCAGCAGTACAACCAGCAGCAACAGCAACAGCAGCAGTACCAGCAGCAGCAGTACAACCAGCAGCAGTACAACACCGGCTGGGACACCGGCCAGCAGGCCGCCATGCCGTACGGAGCCGGCCGGCCCGATCCCTACGACGGCCAGCAGCCCGGCTACAGCGGTGAGAATGCCGACTACTACGGCACTCCCGAGGCGTACCCGCCGCCGCAGCCCCCGAGTCGGCGCCGGGCCGAGCCCGAGCCCACGACCGACTGGGATGCCGAGGCGCCCCAGGAGGAGACCCACCCCTTCTTCACCGGCGACGACGGCCGGGACGACGACGGCGAATACGACGACGACCCGCGCGAGTCGCGCCGGGGCGGCGGGCGTGAACGCCGCGGCAAGGGCAAGAAGAAGAGCCGCAACGGCTGTGCGTGCCTGGTCGTTTCGCTGGTTCTCGCGGGCGGCCTCGGCGGGGTCGGCTACTTCGGCTACCAGTTCTGGCAGGGCCAGTTCGGCGCGGCCGAGGACTTCAGCGGCAGCGGCAGTGGCTCCACACAGGTCGAGATCCCCAAGGGCGCGGGCCTCGGAGAGATCGGCAGCATCCTGAAGGAGGCCGGGGTCGTCAAGAGCTCGGGCGCGTTCGTCTCGGCGGCCGACGGCAAGAGCATCCAGGCCGGCGTCTACATCCTGAAAAAGGGCATGTCCGGCGAGAACGCCGTGGACCTGATGCTCGATCCGGCCAGCCGGAACAACCTGATCGTCCCCCCGGGCAAGCGCAACTCCTGGGTCTACGAGCAGGTCGACAAACGTCTCGAGGTCAAGGTGGGCACCACCAAGGCCGTCGCGAAGGCGAAGGCGAAAACGCTCGGACTGCCCGACTGGGCCGACGACAACCCGGACATCAAGGACCCGCTCGAAGGTTTCCTCTTCCCCGCGACCTATCCCGTCGCCAAGGGCATGAAGCCGGAAGCAGTGCTGCAGAAGATGGTTGCCCAGGCAAACGCCGAGTTCGGCAAGAAGGACCTCAAGGCCGAGGCCGAGAGGCTGGGCCTGAAGTCGCCGCTCCAGGTGCTCACCGTCGCGAGCCTCGTGCAGGCCGAGGGCAAGTACAAGCACGACTTCGACAAGGTCTCGCGGGTCGTCTACAACCGTCTCAAGCCGAACAATCTGGAGACGGTCGGACGGCTCGAGTTCGACTCCACGATCAACTACATCAAGAGCGAGTCCACGCTGGACGTCGGTGCTGTCGACGATCTGCGGAAGCTCAAGGATCCGTACAACACGTACAACGTCAAGGGTCTGCCGCCGGGGCCGATCGCGAACCCGGGCCTGGACGCGTTCAACTCGTCGCTCAAGCCGACGCCAGGCCCCTGGTACTACTTCGTGTCGATCACCGAGGACAAGACGCTCTTCGCGGTCACCAACGCGGAGCACGAGCGGAACCGCAAGAAGTACGAGGCGGAGCAGGAGAAGAGCGGGCAGTGA
- the ruvX gene encoding Holliday junction resolvase RuvX: MRRGRRLAFDVGDARIGVASCDPDGVLATPVETVPGRDVPAAHRRLGQLVEEYEPIEVIVGLPRSLSGGEGPAAVKIRGFAQELARGIAPIPVRLVDERMTTVTASQGLRASGVKSKKGRSVIDQAAAVVILQNALESERASGVAPGEGVQVVI, from the coding sequence ATGCGCAGAGGCCGTCGCCTCGCGTTCGATGTCGGGGACGCCCGGATCGGGGTCGCCTCGTGCGACCCCGACGGGGTCCTCGCCACCCCGGTGGAGACCGTGCCGGGACGCGATGTCCCGGCCGCCCACCGCAGGCTCGGGCAACTCGTCGAGGAGTACGAGCCGATCGAGGTCATCGTGGGCCTGCCCCGTTCGCTCAGCGGCGGGGAGGGCCCGGCCGCGGTCAAGATCCGCGGCTTCGCCCAGGAGCTGGCACGCGGCATCGCGCCGATTCCGGTACGACTGGTCGACGAGAGGATGACCACAGTGACGGCCAGTCAGGGACTTCGCGCTTCGGGCGTGAAGTCCAAAAAGGGCCGTTCCGTCATCGACCAGGCTGCCGCTGTGGTGATCCTTCAGAACGCTCTGGAGTCCGAACGGGCGTCCGGCGTTGCTCCGGGCGAGGGCGTCCAAGTGGTTATCTGA